A region of Fibrobacter succinogenes subsp. succinogenes S85 DNA encodes the following proteins:
- the purD gene encoding phosphoribosylamine--glycine ligase: MNILVVGSGGREHAIALAVKKSPMCDTLVCAPGNPGMANLGKCVPVDVADPKAIADLAVAEKIDLAIIGPEIPLVAGVVDEFRARGLRAFGPTAAAAALEGSKAFSKDIMKKYGVPTAAFETFTDLASAKKFLAEHPAPIVVKASGLAAGKGAIVCMTDKEANDAVEEMLGDKAVFGESGKTVVIEEFMDGEEASIFVVCDGKDYVILSSAQDHKRVFDDDKGPNTGGMGAYSPAPVVTDALLDEVKKTIIEPTLKGMAAEGKPYTGVLYVGIMVTSKGPKVVEYNCRLGDPECQIVLPLYDGDVLALFDAAEKGELAKLGAPKAPKGSSAIVVLASAGYPGSYEKGKVVTGIEEAEKNGAQVLHAGTKMVDGKLVTNGGRVFGVVGHGATLQEALNIAYAACEKVQFEGKFYRKDIGKKGLARLAKMGK; the protein is encoded by the coding sequence ATGAATATTCTCGTTGTTGGTAGCGGTGGTCGTGAACATGCGATTGCCCTCGCTGTGAAGAAGTCGCCGATGTGCGACACTCTCGTGTGCGCTCCGGGCAACCCGGGCATGGCAAACCTCGGCAAGTGCGTGCCGGTCGATGTGGCCGACCCGAAGGCAATCGCTGACCTCGCCGTTGCAGAAAAAATTGACCTCGCGATTATCGGCCCCGAAATTCCGCTCGTCGCTGGCGTGGTGGATGAATTCCGCGCTCGCGGTCTCCGCGCTTTCGGCCCGACTGCGGCTGCTGCCGCGCTCGAAGGCTCCAAGGCCTTCAGCAAGGATATCATGAAGAAGTACGGCGTGCCAACGGCCGCCTTCGAGACCTTCACCGATCTCGCCTCTGCCAAGAAGTTCCTCGCCGAACACCCAGCTCCGATCGTGGTGAAGGCGTCGGGCCTTGCCGCAGGCAAGGGCGCTATCGTCTGCATGACCGACAAGGAAGCGAACGACGCAGTCGAAGAAATGCTCGGCGACAAGGCTGTGTTTGGCGAATCCGGCAAGACGGTCGTGATTGAAGAATTCATGGACGGCGAAGAAGCTTCCATCTTCGTGGTTTGCGATGGCAAGGATTACGTGATTCTCTCCTCTGCCCAGGACCACAAGCGCGTCTTTGACGACGACAAGGGCCCGAACACTGGTGGAATGGGCGCTTATAGCCCGGCTCCGGTTGTGACGGACGCTCTCCTCGACGAAGTCAAGAAGACTATTATTGAACCGACCCTCAAGGGCATGGCCGCCGAAGGCAAGCCCTACACGGGCGTGCTCTACGTGGGCATCATGGTCACGAGCAAGGGCCCGAAGGTCGTGGAATACAACTGCCGCCTCGGTGACCCCGAATGCCAGATTGTGCTCCCGCTCTATGACGGCGACGTGCTCGCCTTGTTCGACGCTGCCGAAAAGGGTGAACTCGCTAAGCTCGGTGCCCCGAAGGCTCCGAAGGGCAGCTCCGCTATCGTCGTGCTTGCCAGCGCCGGTTATCCGGGCTCCTACGAAAAGGGCAAGGTTGTCACAGGTATCGAAGAAGCCGAAAAGAACGGCGCCCAGGTGCTCCATGCCGGTACCAAGATGGTCGATGGCAAGCTTGTGACCAACGGTGGCCGCGTGTTCGGCGTGGTCGGTCACGGTGCAACGCTCCAGGAAGCCTTGAACATCGCTTACGCCGCCTGCGAAAAGGTTCAGTTCGAAGGCAAGTTCTACCGCAAGGATATCGGCAAGAAGGGCCTCGCTCGACTCGCCAAGATGGGTAAATAA
- the purE gene encoding 5-(carboxyamino)imidazole ribonucleotide mutase — protein sequence MQINEVPNAKVGIVAGSKSDQETVDKITAVLDQFGITWEYNILSAHRTPNATAKYAREAAGRGLQVLIGVAGLAAALPGVLAGHTILPVIGLPCAGGPLNGVDALHSIVQMPPGIPVATVGIGNGKNAGFLAVHIVALSDASVKEKLIAYRKGLGDIEG from the coding sequence ATGCAGATTAATGAAGTTCCGAATGCAAAGGTCGGTATCGTTGCGGGTAGCAAGTCCGACCAGGAAACTGTAGATAAGATCACCGCCGTGCTCGACCAGTTCGGCATCACGTGGGAATACAACATCCTCTCTGCTCACCGCACCCCGAATGCAACCGCGAAGTATGCTCGCGAAGCCGCCGGGCGAGGCCTCCAGGTCCTCATCGGTGTCGCTGGCCTCGCTGCAGCCCTCCCGGGCGTGCTCGCAGGGCACACGATTCTTCCCGTTATCGGCTTGCCCTGCGCCGGCGGCCCGCTCAACGGCGTCGATGCTCTGCACTCCATCGTGCAGATGCCCCCGGGAATCCCGGTGGCCACAGTCGGCATCGGCAACGGCAAGAATGCCGGTTTCCTCGCCGTCCACATCGTCGCCCTCTCTGACGCAAGCGTCAAGGAAAAGCTCATCGCTTACCGCAAGGGCCTCGGTGACATCGAAGGCTAA
- the rimO gene encoding 30S ribosomal protein S12 methylthiotransferase RimO encodes MPTKKPKVFVVHLGCAKNQVDAENLVGEMLHAGFATCDTAGKADYILVNTCGFIEAAKEESINAILAQAKAKKAKQKLIVSGCLSGRYGEELMKELPEVDYWVGTYKPGELLKKMGIVAPQSCDAENLPRMNLGGFSHHAYLKIAEGCNRRCAYCAIPLIRGKQDSRSIEDIVAEAKDLEAQGVKEITLIAQDTTYFGREKGKKGGTLVELLRALLDNTNIPWIRMLYWYPMFVDDELLDLMAKEPRLVKYVDMPIQHASDKMLKNMKRNYRKKELVDLLHKIRERIPGVTLRSTVLVGFPGETHEDFEELMELLQDVQFDHLGGFVFSPEEGTPVMEMDLPAVDESDARARLEAVTDYQEELAAEYAENMIGKTVKIIIDQVAEESEYHFYGRTEGNSMENDDIVKVIEGDGDVGEFHNALVVDAEPHELVVKLID; translated from the coding sequence ATGCCTACAAAAAAGCCAAAAGTATTCGTCGTGCATCTCGGATGCGCTAAAAACCAGGTTGATGCCGAAAACCTCGTCGGTGAAATGCTCCATGCAGGTTTTGCGACCTGCGATACCGCCGGGAAGGCGGACTACATCCTCGTGAACACATGCGGGTTCATCGAAGCCGCCAAGGAAGAATCCATCAACGCGATTCTCGCCCAGGCGAAAGCAAAGAAGGCAAAGCAGAAGCTGATTGTTTCGGGATGCCTGAGCGGTCGCTACGGCGAAGAGCTGATGAAGGAACTGCCCGAGGTGGACTACTGGGTCGGCACGTACAAGCCGGGCGAACTTTTGAAAAAGATGGGCATCGTCGCTCCACAGAGCTGTGACGCCGAAAACCTCCCCCGCATGAACTTGGGAGGATTTAGCCACCACGCCTACCTGAAAATTGCGGAAGGCTGTAACCGCCGTTGCGCCTACTGTGCCATCCCGCTCATCCGCGGAAAGCAGGACTCCCGTTCCATTGAAGATATCGTTGCAGAGGCAAAGGACCTCGAAGCCCAGGGCGTCAAGGAAATTACTTTGATTGCACAGGACACGACTTACTTTGGACGTGAAAAGGGCAAAAAAGGCGGCACGCTTGTTGAACTTTTACGAGCCCTTTTGGACAACACGAACATCCCGTGGATCCGCATGCTTTATTGGTACCCAATGTTCGTAGACGACGAACTTCTGGACTTGATGGCTAAGGAACCGCGCCTCGTGAAGTACGTGGACATGCCGATCCAGCATGCAAGCGACAAGATGCTCAAGAACATGAAGCGCAACTACCGCAAAAAGGAACTTGTCGATCTTTTGCACAAGATTCGCGAACGCATCCCGGGCGTGACGCTCCGCAGTACGGTGCTCGTCGGTTTCCCCGGTGAAACGCACGAAGATTTTGAAGAGCTGATGGAACTTTTGCAGGATGTGCAATTTGACCACCTGGGCGGCTTTGTATTCAGCCCCGAAGAAGGTACTCCGGTGATGGAAATGGACCTCCCCGCGGTGGACGAAAGCGATGCCCGCGCAAGGCTCGAAGCGGTCACGGATTATCAGGAAGAACTCGCTGCCGAATACGCCGAGAACATGATCGGAAAGACGGTCAAGATTATCATTGACCAGGTTGCCGAGGAAAGCGAATACCACTTCTACGGTCGCACGGAAGGCAACTCGATGGAAAACGATGATATCGTGAAGGTCATCGAAGGCGATGGTGACGTGGGCGAATTCCACAACGCACTCGTCGTAGACGCCGAACCGCACGAACTTGTGGTGAAACTGATAGACTAG
- a CDS encoding DUF3108 domain-containing protein, which yields MFYRALKSVLLFALTLSISSMAADSLASSSSAQSQSAATFESQSSSAAQSRVAEALANPQSSATLETPSQSIPSSSSAGTPAKPLSKWQTLPEVNAPWMKGERLEYELSWGFITAGYATLEVIPRKDGKVEFQTYATANKTVNKFYPVHDTVYTLVHKKGLMTDVFRKSLHEGTFHNKSLIRFNRDGKKAVLSDTVFKDPVKHYVKRSADTSVTIDGLEHSIMSAFYLVRTLPLKEGVTSRFSAVSGKKRYELKVVAHKRETIKTDLGTFKTVKVEPVLDGDGIFNSSGRIFIWFTDDEKRLPVLMECEIKLGSIKAELKKVK from the coding sequence ATGTTTTATCGTGCTTTGAAAAGTGTTTTGTTGTTTGCGCTTACTTTGTCAATTTCGTCCATGGCGGCGGATTCTCTGGCTTCGTCCTCGTCCGCGCAGTCCCAAAGCGCGGCGACTTTCGAATCGCAGTCCTCAAGTGCGGCGCAGTCTCGTGTTGCAGAAGCTTTAGCTAATCCACAGTCCTCGGCGACTCTTGAAACGCCGTCCCAAAGCATTCCGTCGTCCTCAAGTGCCGGAACTCCTGCAAAGCCGCTCTCCAAGTGGCAAACTCTTCCCGAAGTCAACGCTCCGTGGATGAAGGGCGAACGCCTCGAATATGAACTCAGTTGGGGCTTCATTACGGCTGGCTATGCCACGCTCGAAGTCATACCTCGTAAAGATGGCAAGGTGGAGTTCCAGACTTATGCAACTGCCAACAAGACCGTCAATAAGTTTTACCCTGTTCACGATACCGTCTATACGCTTGTCCACAAAAAGGGCCTCATGACGGATGTCTTCCGCAAGTCCCTCCACGAAGGCACGTTCCACAACAAGTCGCTTATCCGTTTCAATCGCGATGGCAAAAAGGCAGTCCTTTCCGATACGGTCTTCAAGGATCCGGTCAAGCATTATGTCAAGCGTTCGGCCGATACGTCCGTGACCATTGATGGCCTTGAACATAGCATCATGTCGGCATTCTACCTTGTGCGTACCCTTCCGCTTAAGGAAGGCGTTACCTCCCGTTTTTCGGCGGTGAGTGGCAAAAAACGCTATGAACTCAAGGTGGTTGCTCACAAACGCGAAACGATTAAGACGGATCTTGGTACGTTCAAGACTGTTAAAGTGGAACCTGTTCTTGATGGAGATGGCATTTTTAATTCGAGCGGTCGCATTTTCATCTGGTTTACGGATGACGAAAAGCGACTTCCTGTGCTTATGGAATGCGAAATCAAGCTGGGTTCCATCAAAGCCGAGCTGAAAAAGGTCAAATAG